From the genome of Winogradskyella forsetii, one region includes:
- a CDS encoding HTTM domain-containing protein, whose translation MTKFLFKHIDNSGLIVFRIIFGLLCALEAFGAIATGWIRRTLIEPDFTFSFIGFEWLQPLPGEWMYVYYFVMGIFGLFIMLGYKYRFSMLVFALMWTATYLMQKSSYNNHYYLLVLLSFLMLLLPANRYASLDAKLNPSLKSISMPSWCKWVFIFQLFILYTYASAAKFYPDWLDASVMEILMRSKSNYLLIGDLLQNKIVHYILSYGGIVFDGLIIPLLLFKPTRKYAFFVSIFFHLFNSIVFQIGIFPYMSLAFSLFFFEPKTIRDIFLRKKTLYEGNEIIVPKYKTALITFFSIYFIIQIGLPLRHHFFKDDVLWTEEGHRLSWRMMLRSKGGRTTYNVVNAETNEAIPIKLSDYLTKKQQRSASTKPDVIWQFSQHLKQDFAKKGILVKVFVKSYVSVNGKPSKQLIDPKVDLANEEWHHFEHHDWILSSKND comes from the coding sequence ATGACTAAATTCCTATTTAAACATATAGACAATTCTGGACTCATTGTTTTTAGAATCATATTTGGATTGTTATGCGCCTTAGAGGCCTTTGGCGCCATTGCCACTGGCTGGATAAGACGAACCTTAATAGAACCTGATTTTACATTTTCTTTTATTGGCTTCGAGTGGCTACAACCCTTACCTGGCGAATGGATGTATGTTTATTATTTTGTGATGGGAATCTTTGGGCTCTTCATCATGTTAGGTTATAAATACCGCTTCAGCATGCTCGTGTTTGCCCTAATGTGGACAGCGACTTACCTCATGCAAAAATCATCTTACAACAATCACTATTACTTATTGGTTTTATTGAGTTTTTTAATGCTCTTGCTACCTGCCAATCGCTATGCCTCTTTAGATGCAAAATTAAACCCATCACTCAAAAGTATATCAATGCCTAGTTGGTGCAAATGGGTTTTTATATTTCAGTTGTTTATTCTTTATACCTATGCTTCGGCAGCTAAATTCTATCCAGATTGGTTAGATGCTTCTGTAATGGAAATACTAATGAGAAGCAAATCCAATTATCTCTTAATTGGAGACCTACTGCAAAACAAAATAGTGCATTATATTTTGTCTTATGGAGGTATTGTTTTTGATGGCTTAATTATTCCTTTATTGCTTTTTAAGCCCACTCGGAAATATGCCTTTTTTGTTTCAATTTTCTTTCATTTGTTTAACTCCATTGTATTTCAAATTGGAATTTTCCCCTATATGTCCTTAGCCTTTAGCCTATTCTTTTTTGAACCTAAAACGATACGGGATATTTTCCTTAGAAAGAAAACTTTATATGAAGGTAACGAGATTATTGTTCCAAAATACAAGACGGCTTTAATTACTTTTTTCTCTATTTATTTTATCATTCAAATTGGGTTACCGTTAAGACATCACTTTTTTAAGGATGATGTGTTGTGGACCGAAGAAGGTCATCGCCTCTCATGGCGCATGATGCTACGTTCTAAAGGCGGTAGGACAACCTACAACGTTGTTAATGCCGAAACCAACGAAGCGATTCCAATAAAACTAAGTGATTACCTGACTAAAAAACAACAACGTAGCGCCAGTACAAAACCCGATGTGATCTGGCAGTTTTCACAACACCTCAAACAAGATTTTGCCAAAAAAGGAATCCTTGTTAAAGTGTTTGTAAAATCTTATGTGAGTGTCAACGGAAAACCTTCAAAGCAGCTTATTGACCCAAAAGTGGATCTTGCCAATGAGGAATGGCACCATTTTGAGCATCATGATTGGATTTTGTCATCGAAAAATGATTAG
- the mgtE gene encoding magnesium transporter, with protein sequence MEDIQENIPFQLTEELIEKVEVLVEDQSDKELKTLLNDYHHADIAEILDDLDLDDAVYVIKLLDSETTSEILMELDEDIREKVLENLSNKEIAEEIEELDTDDAADMIAELPEERQSKVISQIEDDEHREEIQELLAYDEDTAGGLMAKELVKVYETWTVAGCLRRIRGQAKDVTRVHSVYVVDKTDKLIGRLSLKDLITSKSDQKIADIAKDNVDSVNVHDDVEDVAKVMAKYDLEAIPVVDDNHILLGRITIDDIIDVIREEADKDYQLAAGISQDVEADDSILQLTRARLPWLFLGLVGGVGAFLIMEGFHDAFEKYAVLFFFTPLIAAMAGNVGVQSSAIIVQGLANDDIKGSVNNRLIKEMLLAALNGTILALFLFLFVWVTKGDFYTALAISVSLVAVIIVAGLIGTFVPLFLDKRGIDPAIATGPFITTSNDIFGILIYFWIAKLILGI encoded by the coding sequence GTGGAAGACATCCAAGAAAACATACCATTTCAGCTCACTGAAGAACTCATTGAAAAAGTTGAAGTCCTTGTCGAAGACCAAAGCGACAAAGAACTTAAGACTTTATTAAATGACTATCACCATGCGGATATTGCCGAAATTCTTGATGACTTAGATCTTGACGATGCCGTTTATGTCATCAAACTTCTAGACTCTGAAACCACCTCGGAAATCCTTATGGAACTCGATGAGGATATTAGGGAAAAAGTACTCGAAAATCTTTCCAATAAAGAAATTGCCGAAGAAATTGAAGAGTTGGACACGGATGATGCAGCAGATATGATTGCTGAACTTCCAGAAGAACGGCAAAGTAAAGTCATCTCTCAAATTGAAGACGACGAACATCGAGAAGAAATACAAGAACTTTTAGCTTACGATGAGGATACTGCTGGTGGACTTATGGCAAAAGAACTCGTAAAAGTTTATGAAACTTGGACGGTTGCGGGCTGTTTACGTAGAATAAGAGGTCAGGCAAAAGATGTTACGAGAGTGCATTCTGTTTACGTAGTGGATAAAACAGATAAACTGATTGGCAGACTATCATTAAAGGATTTAATCACATCCAAAAGCGATCAAAAAATTGCGGATATCGCTAAAGACAATGTGGATTCGGTAAACGTTCACGATGATGTGGAAGATGTTGCTAAGGTAATGGCTAAATACGATTTGGAAGCGATTCCTGTTGTGGATGATAATCATATTTTGTTGGGTAGAATCACCATTGATGATATAATAGATGTCATCCGTGAAGAAGCCGATAAAGATTACCAATTAGCAGCTGGTATTTCCCAGGATGTAGAAGCCGATGATAGTATTCTACAGCTCACAAGAGCACGTTTGCCATGGTTATTTCTTGGTTTGGTCGGTGGAGTTGGAGCTTTCTTAATTATGGAAGGCTTTCATGATGCCTTCGAAAAATATGCTGTGTTATTCTTTTTCACACCATTAATTGCGGCAATGGCTGGCAACGTCGGTGTGCAATCGAGTGCTATTATTGTTCAAGGTTTGGCGAATGATGATATAAAAGGAAGTGTAAACAACAGATTAATAAAGGAAATGCTTCTTGCCGCACTAAACGGTACCATTTTGGCCTTATTTCTATTCCTTTTTGTGTGGGTCACCAAAGGCGACTTTTACACAGCTCTGGCCATTTCCGTATCGCTGGTCGCTGTTATTATTGTCGCCGGACTCATCGGTACTTTTGTGCCTTTATTCTTAGATAAACGAGGCATTGACCCAGCAATCGCTACAGGACCTTTTATTACGACGAGTAATGATATATTCGGAATATTAATTTACTTCTGGATTGCTAAGTTGATTTTAGGAATATAA
- a CDS encoding cupin domain-containing protein, with translation MKPINITEKFTKFSKNWHPHQIAVVDDMQVILAKLKDEFVWHSHDHEDELFQVIKGTLYMQFRDRTEIVNEGEIIIVPKGVEHNPTTKNNEEVHVLLFEKLSTAHTGNVKHKRTQTKYPKI, from the coding sequence ATGAAACCCATTAACATCACAGAAAAATTTACCAAATTCAGCAAAAACTGGCATCCACATCAAATCGCTGTGGTTGACGATATGCAAGTGATTTTAGCTAAATTAAAAGACGAATTTGTTTGGCATAGTCATGACCATGAAGATGAATTATTTCAAGTTATAAAAGGCACACTTTACATGCAATTTAGAGATAGAACAGAAATTGTAAATGAAGGAGAAATAATTATAGTTCCAAAAGGCGTTGAACACAATCCAACAACAAAAAATAATGAAGAAGTTCATGTTCTTTTGTTTGAAAAATTGAGCACAGCCCATACAGGAAACGTGAAACATAAACGGACACAAACTAAATATCCTAAAATCTAA
- the rsmA gene encoding 16S rRNA (adenine(1518)-N(6)/adenine(1519)-N(6))-dimethyltransferase RsmA, with translation MSVKAKKHLGQHFLTDESIAQDIADSLTYKGYNDVLEIGPGMGVLTKYLLKKNITTHVIEIDTESVDYLKNNYLNLADRIIEKDFLKYDLNLVFNDKPFAIIGNFPYNISSQILFKTLELRHQIPEFSGMLQKEVAMRICSKEGSKVYGILSVLTQAFYEADYLFTVPPTVFNPPPKVDSGVLFLKRKENFSLPCDEKLFFRVVKTGFQQRRKTLRNSLKTFNLSDNLKANTIFGQRPEQLSVLQFIELTSLIENDDN, from the coding sequence ATGTCAGTAAAAGCAAAAAAACATCTAGGTCAACACTTTTTAACCGACGAATCTATTGCCCAAGACATCGCAGATAGCTTAACTTACAAAGGCTATAATGACGTTTTGGAAATTGGACCAGGAATGGGCGTCTTAACCAAATATTTGCTCAAGAAAAACATTACAACACATGTTATAGAAATAGACACAGAATCCGTAGATTACTTAAAAAACAACTACCTAAACCTTGCTGACAGAATCATAGAAAAAGACTTCTTAAAATACGATTTAAATCTCGTTTTTAACGACAAACCCTTTGCTATCATAGGAAATTTTCCCTATAATATTTCGTCTCAAATTCTTTTTAAAACCTTAGAATTAAGACATCAAATCCCAGAGTTTTCCGGTATGCTTCAAAAGGAGGTAGCCATGCGCATCTGTTCTAAGGAGGGATCAAAAGTTTACGGCATTTTATCTGTTTTGACCCAAGCTTTTTACGAAGCCGACTATTTGTTCACTGTACCACCTACGGTTTTTAATCCACCACCGAAAGTAGATTCTGGTGTATTATTTCTCAAACGAAAAGAAAATTTCAGTTTGCCATGTGATGAAAAATTATTCTTCAGAGTAGTAAAAACGGGTTTTCAACAACGCAGAAAAACGTTGAGAAACAGTTTAAAAACCTTTAATCTGTCGGATAATTTAAAAGCAAATACTATATTTGGGCAGCGACCAGAACAATTAAGTGTTTTACAATTTATTGAACTGACCTCGCTAATTGAAAATGATGACAATTAA
- a CDS encoding DUF4286 family protein: MIIYNVTLNIDKSIHQEWLEWIKEHIPQVLATGKFKEAKLTKVLVEDDEAETYSVQYRALSREALDAYYAEHAANLRQEGLKRFGDKVLSFRTELEVVDEYSVTFK; this comes from the coding sequence ATGATTATATACAACGTTACTTTAAACATCGACAAATCCATCCACCAAGAATGGTTAGAGTGGATAAAAGAGCATATTCCGCAAGTATTGGCCACAGGAAAATTTAAAGAAGCCAAACTAACCAAAGTATTGGTCGAAGATGATGAAGCAGAAACTTATTCTGTACAATATAGAGCACTTTCAAGAGAAGCATTAGATGCTTATTACGCCGAACATGCAGCAAATTTAAGACAAGAAGGACTGAAACGTTTTGGAGATAAAGTGTTGTCTTTTAGAACCGAGCTGGAAGTTGTGGATGAGTATTCGGTGACATTCAAATAA
- a CDS encoding phytoene desaturase family protein, translating into MTVSQNKNTQTTYDTIIVGAGVGGLSAAICLGRAGQKVLVLEQHDVPGGWCHSFYLNGYRFTPGVHYVGLLEKGQSTSELYEGLGIANDIAFYKMNPKGFEHCWIGNERFDYPANFEDFKTALIERFPHEKKGIIKYLTLVKNVGRQLQLIPKVRGLWQQITIPFRTKHMGKYAPFSLKRVINWHVKDPLLQSILNVQFGDHGLPPSKASFVMHAAIMDHYSSGGFYPMGGGGAIVKAMTNKIKEFDGKVQTSTSVKRVLIEGDKKKKAIGVELESGEQIFADRVVSNADPGITYFNLIGKENLSNKLLKKLNKTKYSCTSIMLFLTVDMDVKKAGLDSGNIWLLSNTDYDAIYDDMQNKDILEGEEFSGMFISCTTLKDPISFDGRYHTMEVITYINYDSFAAFKDEKEERSEAYLEFKAQIIQKFLRSLEKVVPGITDSIVHKELGTPITNEFYINSTDGNVYGTEKSLRHIGPFAYKMKSEIENFYLCGASTVSHGVAGASYSGAQAAAAILGCRQDDLIKPDEHQHLRIFDAENDTNYPDWMQKKIALKKAKLASKDVFAEADK; encoded by the coding sequence ATGACCGTTTCACAAAATAAAAATACACAAACTACCTACGACACCATTATTGTTGGCGCAGGCGTTGGTGGATTATCCGCTGCTATATGCCTTGGCAGAGCAGGACAAAAAGTATTGGTACTAGAGCAGCACGATGTTCCAGGAGGTTGGTGCCATAGCTTTTACCTCAATGGCTATCGTTTTACGCCAGGCGTGCATTATGTCGGTTTATTGGAAAAAGGACAATCTACAAGTGAGCTTTATGAAGGCTTGGGAATTGCCAATGATATTGCGTTTTACAAAATGAATCCTAAAGGATTTGAACATTGCTGGATAGGAAATGAACGCTTCGATTATCCTGCAAATTTCGAAGATTTTAAAACCGCATTAATCGAACGTTTTCCTCATGAGAAAAAAGGGATTATTAAATATCTAACATTAGTTAAAAATGTTGGACGGCAGTTGCAGCTTATACCAAAAGTAAGAGGACTTTGGCAACAAATCACGATTCCGTTTCGCACTAAACACATGGGCAAATACGCGCCATTTAGCTTAAAGCGTGTTATTAATTGGCATGTAAAAGATCCGCTGTTGCAAAGTATTCTAAATGTTCAGTTTGGCGACCATGGATTGCCACCTTCCAAGGCCAGTTTTGTAATGCATGCTGCCATTATGGATCATTATTCTTCTGGTGGATTTTACCCTATGGGAGGCGGAGGCGCTATTGTAAAAGCTATGACCAATAAAATCAAGGAATTTGATGGAAAAGTACAAACGAGTACATCGGTAAAGCGGGTTTTAATAGAAGGCGATAAAAAGAAGAAAGCTATTGGTGTAGAACTAGAATCTGGCGAACAGATTTTCGCAGACCGCGTAGTCTCTAATGCAGATCCTGGGATTACCTATTTCAACCTCATCGGAAAAGAAAATTTAAGTAACAAACTACTTAAAAAACTCAATAAAACCAAGTATTCCTGTACCTCCATAATGCTGTTTTTAACGGTTGATATGGATGTAAAAAAAGCCGGTTTAGACTCTGGAAACATCTGGCTATTATCCAACACGGATTACGATGCTATTTATGACGATATGCAAAACAAGGATATTCTGGAAGGTGAAGAATTTTCGGGCATGTTTATCAGTTGTACAACCTTAAAAGACCCAATAAGTTTTGATGGCAGATACCATACCATGGAAGTCATTACCTATATTAATTACGACAGTTTCGCTGCTTTTAAAGACGAAAAAGAAGAGCGATCAGAAGCTTATTTAGAATTTAAGGCACAAATTATTCAAAAGTTTTTACGAAGCTTAGAAAAAGTGGTTCCTGGTATTACAGATAGTATTGTACATAAAGAATTGGGCACACCAATAACCAATGAATTTTACATTAATTCCACAGACGGCAACGTTTACGGGACCGAAAAAAGCCTTAGGCATATTGGCCCTTTTGCCTATAAAATGAAAAGCGAAATAGAAAATTTCTATTTGTGTGGCGCAAGTACGGTTTCACATGGTGTCGCTGGCGCAAGTTATTCTGGAGCGCAAGCTGCTGCTGCCATTTTAGGATGCAGACAGGACGATTTAATTAAACCAGACGAGCATCAACATTTACGCATTTTTGATGCTGAAAATGATACCAATTATCCAGATTGGATGCAAAAGAAAATCGCACTTAAAAAAGCCAAACTCGCCTCTAAGGATGTTTTTGCTGAGGCGGACAAATAA
- a CDS encoding 2-hydroxyacid dehydrogenase — translation MKILHLDSNHPLLINQLNDLGFTNHEDYSSSKSEIEAKIGDYDGLIIRSRFSIDKSFLEAAQNLKFIGRVGAGLENIDGEYAEKKGVHLISAPEGNRNAVGEHTLGMLLSLFNKLNKADSEVRQGKWLREDNRGLELDGKTVGLIGYGNMGKAFAKKLRGFDVDVLCHDIKTGVGDANAKQVILEELKAKADVLSLHTPQTKLTLNMVNSDFISGFKKPFWLINTARGKSVFTEDLVSALKTGKILGAGLDVLEYEKTSFENLFKKLKKGEEMPSAFRYLIKSQNVLLTPHVAGWTIESNIKLAQTIVDKIETFSKTLH, via the coding sequence ATGAAAATACTACACCTAGACTCAAATCATCCATTACTCATAAATCAACTCAACGATTTAGGATTCACCAATCATGAAGATTACTCGTCTTCAAAATCTGAAATCGAAGCTAAAATTGGAGATTACGATGGATTAATTATCCGAAGTCGATTCTCCATAGACAAATCCTTTTTAGAGGCTGCTCAAAATCTGAAATTTATTGGTCGTGTGGGTGCAGGCTTGGAAAATATAGATGGCGAGTATGCCGAAAAAAAAGGTGTTCATCTTATTTCTGCACCAGAAGGCAACCGAAATGCGGTAGGCGAACACACTTTAGGCATGTTGTTGTCACTTTTCAACAAACTTAATAAAGCAGATAGCGAAGTTCGACAAGGTAAATGGTTACGAGAAGACAATCGAGGATTGGAATTAGACGGCAAAACCGTTGGTCTCATTGGTTATGGCAATATGGGAAAAGCCTTCGCTAAAAAATTAAGAGGTTTTGATGTAGACGTCTTATGCCACGATATAAAAACAGGTGTTGGAGATGCCAATGCTAAACAAGTCATTCTCGAAGAATTAAAAGCCAAAGCAGATGTTTTAAGTTTACATACACCGCAAACCAAACTGACCTTAAATATGGTCAATTCAGATTTTATAAGTGGTTTTAAAAAACCCTTTTGGTTGATTAATACGGCTCGTGGCAAAAGCGTGTTTACGGAAGATTTGGTTTCTGCATTAAAAACTGGAAAAATTTTAGGAGCAGGACTCGATGTTTTAGAATATGAAAAAACATCCTTTGAGAATTTGTTTAAAAAATTGAAAAAAGGTGAAGAAATGCCATCAGCATTTCGATATTTAATAAAATCACAAAACGTTTTGCTGACACCTCATGTTGCTGGTTGGACTATTGAAAGCAACATTAAACTGGCCCAAACAATTGTTGATAAAATTGAAACCTTTTCCAAGACTTTACACTAA
- a CDS encoding tetratricopeptide repeat protein codes for MKQRFLILLLVLGFYSGFAQNSEAQAESYYKKGEFKKALIIYENLIKEKPYSYNYLDKLVDIHQQLEQYDEAEKIIIDRLNKNRNPIMVVTLGYNFQLKDSINNANTLYEEAISYADEKPNYIYTIAKKFEDYSLQDQAIRLYEKGKLLTPDRDYSIQLARIYGDQGDIEKMFENYIEYIDFKPNYLNNIKRAISDFISENKDNESNIYLRRALLKKLQQEPKPYWYEMLSWLYVQEKAYTKSFIQEKALYKRNPESLDRIIELAETARKDNDYETAKSIFNYILETTQDQTTALTAHQYLLEIDTKNADEKTLKQIDERYQNLFTEFGKSQLTIPLQLAYGKFLAFDLKDTKTATSFLKESLELPISNYRQAKIKLLLADILVLQEKFNEALIFYSQIQAELKNSTIAQEARFKVAKTSYYKGDFDWAESQLKILKSSTSQLIANDALDLKLLITDNKFEDSLHTSLKLYAKADLYAFQNKTDEAISLLDKILEEHKGESITDQTLYQQAKLFEQKKQYTKAEANYLEIIKDYGEDILADDAHFYLAELYNTHLAKPEEAKQLFEKIIFEHQDSIYFIEARKTFRMLRGDSIN; via the coding sequence ATGAAACAGCGATTTTTAATTTTACTCTTAGTATTAGGATTTTATTCTGGTTTCGCACAAAACAGCGAAGCCCAGGCCGAAAGCTATTATAAAAAAGGGGAATTTAAAAAAGCACTCATTATTTATGAAAACCTAATTAAAGAAAAACCATATAGTTACAATTACCTTGATAAGTTGGTGGATATCCATCAACAATTAGAGCAATATGATGAAGCCGAAAAAATCATCATAGATCGGTTAAATAAAAACCGAAACCCCATTATGGTCGTTACCTTGGGTTATAACTTCCAACTTAAAGACAGTATAAATAACGCCAATACATTGTACGAAGAGGCTATTTCTTATGCGGACGAAAAACCCAATTACATCTATACGATTGCCAAAAAATTTGAGGATTACTCACTACAAGATCAGGCTATTAGACTTTATGAAAAAGGAAAACTTTTAACTCCAGATAGAGACTATAGCATTCAATTGGCGCGCATATATGGCGACCAAGGCGATATTGAAAAAATGTTTGAGAACTACATTGAATATATCGATTTCAAACCCAATTATCTCAACAATATTAAGCGTGCGATCAGTGATTTCATTTCTGAAAACAAAGACAACGAAAGCAATATTTATTTAAGAAGGGCATTGTTAAAAAAATTACAGCAAGAACCAAAACCGTATTGGTACGAAATGCTGAGCTGGTTATATGTTCAGGAAAAAGCGTATACTAAATCCTTTATTCAAGAAAAGGCGCTTTACAAACGAAATCCAGAAAGTTTAGACCGCATTATCGAATTGGCAGAAACCGCTAGAAAAGACAATGATTATGAAACTGCCAAGTCAATTTTTAATTATATCTTAGAAACAACACAAGACCAGACGACGGCATTAACTGCGCATCAATATCTTTTAGAAATCGACACTAAAAATGCAGATGAAAAAACCCTAAAACAAATTGATGAAAGATACCAAAATCTGTTTACCGAATTTGGGAAATCACAACTCACCATTCCGTTGCAATTAGCCTATGGAAAATTCTTGGCATTTGACCTAAAGGATACTAAAACGGCTACTAGTTTTCTAAAAGAGAGTTTAGAATTACCAATCTCAAATTACAGACAAGCTAAAATTAAGTTGCTCTTAGCTGACATTTTAGTACTTCAAGAAAAGTTTAATGAAGCTCTAATCTTTTATTCTCAAATTCAGGCCGAACTTAAAAACAGCACCATTGCACAAGAAGCACGATTCAAAGTTGCCAAAACAAGTTACTATAAAGGCGATTTTGATTGGGCTGAATCACAATTAAAAATCTTGAAATCCTCCACATCGCAATTAATTGCCAATGATGCGTTAGACTTAAAACTACTGATTACAGACAATAAATTTGAAGATAGTCTTCATACCTCATTAAAATTATATGCTAAAGCAGATTTGTATGCCTTTCAGAATAAAACTGATGAAGCTATTTCACTTTTAGACAAAATTTTAGAAGAGCATAAAGGCGAAAGTATTACGGACCAAACCCTTTACCAACAGGCAAAACTCTTCGAACAAAAGAAACAATACACAAAAGCAGAAGCCAATTACCTAGAAATTATAAAAGATTACGGCGAGGATATTTTAGCCGATGATGCTCATTTTTATTTGGCTGAACTTTACAATACGCATTTAGCAAAACCAGAAGAAGCCAAACAACTTTTCGAAAAAATAATCTTTGAGCATCAAGATAGTATCTATTTTATTGAAGCTCGGAAGACGTTTAGGATGTTACGAGGCGATTCAATAAACTAA
- the serS gene encoding serine--tRNA ligase — MLQVTFIKAHKEDIIARLAKRNIDATQMINDAIAFDEDRKALQTSLDNTKAESNALSKEIGNLFKSGETQKANLLKEKTTQLKDTIKNFEQELKDKVDALDELLYKIPNVPNPIVPAGNTDEDNEETFKEGDIPKLHDNALPHWELAKQYNIIDFELGNKITGAGFPVYIGKGARLQRALIAYFLDKNTAAGYTEYQVPHLVNEASGFGTGQLPDKEGQMYHVTADNLYLIPTAEVPATNIFRDTLLNESDLPITITGYTPCFRREAGSYGAHVRGLNRLHQFDKVEILRVEHPDNSYQALDSMVNHVKSILQDLKLPYRILRLCGGDLGFTSALTYDFEVFSTAQDRWLEVSSVSNFETFQANRLKLRFKNSDGKNELCHTLNGSALALPRILAGILENYQTEDGIKIPDVLVPYTGFEMIS; from the coding sequence ATGTTACAAGTTACTTTTATTAAAGCGCATAAAGAAGATATTATTGCACGTTTAGCAAAACGAAATATCGACGCTACGCAAATGATCAACGATGCGATTGCTTTTGACGAAGACCGAAAAGCACTTCAAACGTCTTTAGACAATACCAAAGCAGAATCTAACGCCTTGTCTAAAGAAATTGGTAACTTATTCAAATCTGGCGAAACACAAAAAGCAAATCTTTTAAAGGAAAAAACAACCCAATTAAAAGATACTATCAAAAATTTTGAACAAGAACTCAAAGATAAGGTTGATGCACTAGACGAATTATTATATAAAATCCCAAATGTACCAAATCCTATAGTGCCTGCAGGAAATACGGACGAAGACAATGAGGAAACCTTCAAGGAAGGCGATATTCCTAAACTACATGATAATGCTTTACCACATTGGGAACTAGCAAAACAATACAACATCATAGATTTTGAATTGGGAAACAAAATCACAGGTGCCGGTTTTCCTGTTTATATAGGTAAAGGTGCCAGATTACAACGCGCACTCATTGCCTACTTTTTAGATAAAAATACAGCAGCTGGTTACACCGAGTACCAAGTGCCGCATTTGGTAAATGAAGCCTCTGGTTTTGGAACTGGACAATTACCAGATAAGGAAGGGCAAATGTATCATGTTACAGCTGACAACCTATATTTAATCCCAACCGCAGAAGTACCTGCAACCAATATTTTTAGGGACACGCTTTTAAATGAGAGTGACTTACCCATAACAATAACGGGTTACACACCATGCTTTAGACGTGAGGCTGGAAGTTATGGCGCACACGTCAGAGGCCTAAACCGCTTGCACCAATTTGATAAAGTTGAAATCCTGCGCGTTGAGCATCCTGATAATTCTTATCAAGCTTTGGACAGCATGGTAAATCACGTCAAAAGTATTTTGCAAGACTTAAAATTACCCTACAGAATTTTAAGGTTGTGCGGTGGCGATTTAGGCTTTACCTCTGCCTTAACTTACGATTTCGAAGTATTCTCAACGGCTCAAGATCGTTGGTTGGAAGTCTCTTCAGTTTCTAATTTTGAGACTTTTCAAGCTAATCGTTTAAAATTACGTTTTAAAAACAGTGATGGTAAAAACGAATTATGCCACACACTTAATGGAAGTGCATTGGCTTTACCAAGAATTTTAGCAGGTATTTTGGAAAACTACCAAACCGAAGATGGTATAAAAATCCCTGACGTTTTAGTACCATATACAGGTTTCGAAATGATTTCTTAG